The following coding sequences are from one Lasioglossum baleicum chromosome 18, iyLasBale1, whole genome shotgun sequence window:
- the LOC143217987 gene encoding uncharacterized protein LOC143217987 isoform X1, producing MAEVRLYDSTICRLCAEDNGNGELLYMGDNDDPDLSSMVNRYLPLKIRDDGKLPRTICPGCNIQLEATIQFFELLVDGQRKIREMWKHQVEQQRKAERERFRAGKEISETVTDTLELDNISQYNEKDQFEQQIIIKIMPDGSMYAAEHEMSLQMEGLSKPKRKRGRPPKTHIESISMELAKGVVAEAGSQEDEDKQEEEVDEIDGDGRRRRKRKVPKRYMEAVQGKELERIYKEEGVIDEEDDEEPDNFEDPEEQLNMSVPDSQEEIIGHLESEEGKDLGELVIVNRGRGRGRPKVRRRKNKFTCQLCGRGFLQRSRYIIHKSFHKGIKYECSECKKLFTSKENLSLHQKASHHDGSSEQNVEDLKSPSSEENHRVANALEPSSSEEPNITKLSDASDHVQKTFSCEQCDNSFESMQAYNSHIKMDHQCEKLFSCTVCNKDFTQQSALKAHMSIHERNKLEKEYPCDICGKVLNHPSSVVYHKEAEHNNGRRFVCNKCGKSFKHKQLLQRHQLVHSDDRPYICKSCNASFKTKANLINHQSTHTGEKKYFCEICGQQFAHKTSLTLHYRWHTGHKPYTCEVCHKSFSQNGNLQEHMRIHTGEKPYCCDYCGRKFTTSSQFKLHVKRHTGERPWKCEFCAKCFLHKDTWKCHVRRHKGERPFQCAHCNRGFTEQWALKKHLRLHTGEKPYSCDICGKAFADCSNLTKHKKVHRENKISTIGEVEGSPIGEVWQILPSSQESDEHSLTDQMAQVIATDDASGDGIQQIIYVSYQDPDDPNQSRTLHFVDAGMIRNKEDKVNANQSLPNINVENSEMISNPAHNNGSSNSSERMNVELSESDLQLQITDEEGNPIPLSIQDARQLLSQSQFVNQLNNGQEIRVHPGVISDDLTAPLSVHVNQGSDMKSVDIANAEEVKMKNISSVQTDAEAIVKALEDESTDANAVATINQMEESEQSGITDNEQAIEFTTQDGQKVRLVTSYHVDPIQLASEYLTIV from the exons ATGGCAGAAGTGAGACTTTATGAttcaacaatttgtagattatgTGCAGAAGACAATGGAAACGGAGAATTGCTTTATATGGGGGACAACGACGATCCAGATTTGAGTTCCATGGTGAATCGGTATTTGCCGCTCAAG ATCCGGGATGACGGCAAACTGCCACGCACTATATGCCCTGGTTGTAACATACAACTGGAGGCAACGATTCAGTTCTTCGAGCTATTGGTGGATGGTCAGAGAAAAATTCGTGAGATGTGGAAGCATCAGGTAGAACAACAACGCAAGGCGGAACGGGAGCGGTTTCGTGCTGGCAAAGAAATCTCGGAAACAGTTACCGATACATTGGAATTAGACAACATTTCACAATACAACGAAAAGGATCAATTCGAgcaacaaattataataaaaa taATGCCAGATGGTTCTATGTATGCTGCGGAGCATGAGATGAGTTTACAAATGGAGGGACTGAGTAAACCAAAAAGAAAGAGGGGACGACCGCCAAAAACTCACATAGAAAGCATATCCATG GAGTTAGCAAAGGGGGTGGTGGCAGAAGCTGGAAGCCAGGAGGATGAAGATAAACAGGAAGAGGAGGTAGATGAGATAGACGGAGACGGGAGACGTCGTAGGAAGCGTAAGGTTCCAAAAAG ATATATGGAAGCAGTTCAAGGCAAGGAATTAGAGAGAATATACAAGGAGGAAGGAGTAATCGACGAGGAAGACGACGAAGAGCCAGATAACTTTGAGGACCCGGAAGAACAATTAAATATGTCTGTTCCCGATAGTCAGGAAG AGATAATTGGTCACTTGGAGTCCGAAGAAGGGAAGGACTTGGGGGAGTTAGTAATAGTGAATCGAGGAAGAGGACGAGGTCGACCAAAGGTACGTCgtcgaaaaaataaatttacgtGCCAGCTCTGTGGCCGAGGATTCTTACAACGCAGcagatatattatacataa GAGTTTCCACAAGGGAATAAAATACGAGTGTTCAGAgtgtaaaaaattattcacGAGCAAGGAAAACTTGAGTTTACATCAAAAAGCCAGTCACCATGATGGCAGTAGTGAACAGAATGTTGAAGATTTAAAATCTCCTTCATCCGAGGAGAACCACAGGGTCGCGAACGCTCTTGAACCCTCTTCATCTGAAGAGCCAAATATAACTAAATTATCGGACGCATCAGACCACGTTCAAAAGACTTTCTCATGTGAACAGTGCGACAATTCCTTCGAATCCATGCAAGCTTACAACTCGCATATAAAAATGGACCATCAGTGCGAAAAGTTGTTCTCTTGTACAGTTTGTAATAAGGATTTTACACAGCAATCTGCTTTAAAGGCTCATATGTCGATACACGAA agAAATAAATTGGAGAAAGAGTACCCGTGCGACATTTGCGGAAAGGTTCTCAATCATCCGAGCTCGGTAGTTTACCACAAAGAGGCAGAGCACAACAATGGTCGTCGATTTGTTTGCAACAAGTGCGGAAAGAGTTTCAAACACAAGCAACTATTGCAACGTCACCAACTGGTACACTCAGACGATCGACCATACATTTGCAAATCTTGCAACGCCAGTTTTAAAACGAAAGCAAACTTGATCAACCATCAGTCAACGCACACCGGCGAAAAGAAGTATTTCTGTGAAATTTGTGGGCAACAGTTTGCTCACAAAACTAGCCTCACGTTGCATTACAG ATGGCACACGGGTCACAAGCCGTATACTTGCGAAGTATGTCACAAAAGCTTCTCGCAGAATGGAAACTTGCAAGAGCATATGCGAATACATACAGGAGAAAAGCCATATTGCTGCGACTATTGTGGAAGAAAATTTACAACTTCTTCACAGTTCAAACTTCACGTAAAGCGACATACAGGGGAGCGGCCATGGAAGTGTGAGTTCTGCGCGAAATGCTTCCTACACAAAGACACTTGGAAGTGTCATGTGCGCAGACACAAAGGGGAACGTCCTTTCCAGTGTGCTCATTGCAATCGTGGTTTCACAGAACAGTGGGCCTTGAAAAAGCATCTACGTCTTCATACTG GAGAGAAACCATATTCTTGTGACATATGCGGGAAAGCTTTTGCAGACTGCTCGAATCTTACGAAACATAAAAAA GTGCACAGAGAGAATAAAATTTCTACGATTGGTGAAGTTGAAGGGTCTCCAATTGGAGAAGTTTGGCAAATTCTACCAAGTTCCCAAGAGTCTGATGAGCACTCGTTGACTGACCAAATGGCACAGGTTATTGCAACAGATGATGCATCGGGTGATGGCATCCAGCAGATCATTTATGTGTCATACCAGGACCCTGATGATCCTAATCAATCTCGAACTCTACATTTTG tTGATGCTGGCATGATAAGGAACAAAGAAGACAAGGTAAACGCTAATCAGTCGTTACCTAACATAAATGTTGAGAACAGCGAAATGATTTCAAATCCTGCTCACAATAATGGCAGTAGCAATTCAAGCGAACGAATGAATGTGGAACTTTCAGAATCTGATCTTCAATTACAG ATTACAGATGAAGAAGGCAATCCAATTCCTCTTTCGATTCAAGATGCTCGACAACTTTTATCCCAGAGCCAGTTCGTTAACCAACTTAACAACGGCCAGGAGATCAGAGTTCATCCAGGAGTGATCTCAGACGACTTAACAGCACCGTTGAGCGTTCATGTAAATCAGGGTTCAGACATGAAGAGCGTTGACATTGCGAACGCGGAGGAAGtgaaaatgaagaatatttCGAGTGTCCAAACGGATGCGGAAGCAATCGTGAAAGCATTAGAG GACGAAAGCACAGATGCAAATGCAGTCGCAACAATCAATCAGATGGAAGAATCTGAGCAATCGGGAATCACCGATAACGAACAAGCAATCGAATTCACGACGCAAGACGGCCAAAAAGTCCGTTTAGTCACTTCTTATCACGTGGACCCAATACAACTAGCTTCCGAATACCTCactattgtataa
- the LOC143217987 gene encoding uncharacterized protein LOC143217987 isoform X2: protein MWKHQVEQQRKAERERFRAGKEISETVTDTLELDNISQYNEKDQFEQQIIIKIMPDGSMYAAEHEMSLQMEGLSKPKRKRGRPPKTHIESISMELAKGVVAEAGSQEDEDKQEEEVDEIDGDGRRRRKRKVPKRYMEAVQGKELERIYKEEGVIDEEDDEEPDNFEDPEEQLNMSVPDSQEEIIGHLESEEGKDLGELVIVNRGRGRGRPKVRRRKNKFTCQLCGRGFLQRSRYIIHKSFHKGIKYECSECKKLFTSKENLSLHQKASHHDGSSEQNVEDLKSPSSEENHRVANALEPSSSEEPNITKLSDASDHVQKTFSCEQCDNSFESMQAYNSHIKMDHQCEKLFSCTVCNKDFTQQSALKAHMSIHERNKLEKEYPCDICGKVLNHPSSVVYHKEAEHNNGRRFVCNKCGKSFKHKQLLQRHQLVHSDDRPYICKSCNASFKTKANLINHQSTHTGEKKYFCEICGQQFAHKTSLTLHYRWHTGHKPYTCEVCHKSFSQNGNLQEHMRIHTGEKPYCCDYCGRKFTTSSQFKLHVKRHTGERPWKCEFCAKCFLHKDTWKCHVRRHKGERPFQCAHCNRGFTEQWALKKHLRLHTGEKPYSCDICGKAFADCSNLTKHKKVHRENKISTIGEVEGSPIGEVWQILPSSQESDEHSLTDQMAQVIATDDASGDGIQQIIYVSYQDPDDPNQSRTLHFVDAGMIRNKEDKVNANQSLPNINVENSEMISNPAHNNGSSNSSERMNVELSESDLQLQITDEEGNPIPLSIQDARQLLSQSQFVNQLNNGQEIRVHPGVISDDLTAPLSVHVNQGSDMKSVDIANAEEVKMKNISSVQTDAEAIVKALEDESTDANAVATINQMEESEQSGITDNEQAIEFTTQDGQKVRLVTSYHVDPIQLASEYLTIV from the exons ATGTGGAAGCATCAGGTAGAACAACAACGCAAGGCGGAACGGGAGCGGTTTCGTGCTGGCAAAGAAATCTCGGAAACAGTTACCGATACATTGGAATTAGACAACATTTCACAATACAACGAAAAGGATCAATTCGAgcaacaaattataataaaaa taATGCCAGATGGTTCTATGTATGCTGCGGAGCATGAGATGAGTTTACAAATGGAGGGACTGAGTAAACCAAAAAGAAAGAGGGGACGACCGCCAAAAACTCACATAGAAAGCATATCCATG GAGTTAGCAAAGGGGGTGGTGGCAGAAGCTGGAAGCCAGGAGGATGAAGATAAACAGGAAGAGGAGGTAGATGAGATAGACGGAGACGGGAGACGTCGTAGGAAGCGTAAGGTTCCAAAAAG ATATATGGAAGCAGTTCAAGGCAAGGAATTAGAGAGAATATACAAGGAGGAAGGAGTAATCGACGAGGAAGACGACGAAGAGCCAGATAACTTTGAGGACCCGGAAGAACAATTAAATATGTCTGTTCCCGATAGTCAGGAAG AGATAATTGGTCACTTGGAGTCCGAAGAAGGGAAGGACTTGGGGGAGTTAGTAATAGTGAATCGAGGAAGAGGACGAGGTCGACCAAAGGTACGTCgtcgaaaaaataaatttacgtGCCAGCTCTGTGGCCGAGGATTCTTACAACGCAGcagatatattatacataa GAGTTTCCACAAGGGAATAAAATACGAGTGTTCAGAgtgtaaaaaattattcacGAGCAAGGAAAACTTGAGTTTACATCAAAAAGCCAGTCACCATGATGGCAGTAGTGAACAGAATGTTGAAGATTTAAAATCTCCTTCATCCGAGGAGAACCACAGGGTCGCGAACGCTCTTGAACCCTCTTCATCTGAAGAGCCAAATATAACTAAATTATCGGACGCATCAGACCACGTTCAAAAGACTTTCTCATGTGAACAGTGCGACAATTCCTTCGAATCCATGCAAGCTTACAACTCGCATATAAAAATGGACCATCAGTGCGAAAAGTTGTTCTCTTGTACAGTTTGTAATAAGGATTTTACACAGCAATCTGCTTTAAAGGCTCATATGTCGATACACGAA agAAATAAATTGGAGAAAGAGTACCCGTGCGACATTTGCGGAAAGGTTCTCAATCATCCGAGCTCGGTAGTTTACCACAAAGAGGCAGAGCACAACAATGGTCGTCGATTTGTTTGCAACAAGTGCGGAAAGAGTTTCAAACACAAGCAACTATTGCAACGTCACCAACTGGTACACTCAGACGATCGACCATACATTTGCAAATCTTGCAACGCCAGTTTTAAAACGAAAGCAAACTTGATCAACCATCAGTCAACGCACACCGGCGAAAAGAAGTATTTCTGTGAAATTTGTGGGCAACAGTTTGCTCACAAAACTAGCCTCACGTTGCATTACAG ATGGCACACGGGTCACAAGCCGTATACTTGCGAAGTATGTCACAAAAGCTTCTCGCAGAATGGAAACTTGCAAGAGCATATGCGAATACATACAGGAGAAAAGCCATATTGCTGCGACTATTGTGGAAGAAAATTTACAACTTCTTCACAGTTCAAACTTCACGTAAAGCGACATACAGGGGAGCGGCCATGGAAGTGTGAGTTCTGCGCGAAATGCTTCCTACACAAAGACACTTGGAAGTGTCATGTGCGCAGACACAAAGGGGAACGTCCTTTCCAGTGTGCTCATTGCAATCGTGGTTTCACAGAACAGTGGGCCTTGAAAAAGCATCTACGTCTTCATACTG GAGAGAAACCATATTCTTGTGACATATGCGGGAAAGCTTTTGCAGACTGCTCGAATCTTACGAAACATAAAAAA GTGCACAGAGAGAATAAAATTTCTACGATTGGTGAAGTTGAAGGGTCTCCAATTGGAGAAGTTTGGCAAATTCTACCAAGTTCCCAAGAGTCTGATGAGCACTCGTTGACTGACCAAATGGCACAGGTTATTGCAACAGATGATGCATCGGGTGATGGCATCCAGCAGATCATTTATGTGTCATACCAGGACCCTGATGATCCTAATCAATCTCGAACTCTACATTTTG tTGATGCTGGCATGATAAGGAACAAAGAAGACAAGGTAAACGCTAATCAGTCGTTACCTAACATAAATGTTGAGAACAGCGAAATGATTTCAAATCCTGCTCACAATAATGGCAGTAGCAATTCAAGCGAACGAATGAATGTGGAACTTTCAGAATCTGATCTTCAATTACAG ATTACAGATGAAGAAGGCAATCCAATTCCTCTTTCGATTCAAGATGCTCGACAACTTTTATCCCAGAGCCAGTTCGTTAACCAACTTAACAACGGCCAGGAGATCAGAGTTCATCCAGGAGTGATCTCAGACGACTTAACAGCACCGTTGAGCGTTCATGTAAATCAGGGTTCAGACATGAAGAGCGTTGACATTGCGAACGCGGAGGAAGtgaaaatgaagaatatttCGAGTGTCCAAACGGATGCGGAAGCAATCGTGAAAGCATTAGAG GACGAAAGCACAGATGCAAATGCAGTCGCAACAATCAATCAGATGGAAGAATCTGAGCAATCGGGAATCACCGATAACGAACAAGCAATCGAATTCACGACGCAAGACGGCCAAAAAGTCCGTTTAGTCACTTCTTATCACGTGGACCCAATACAACTAGCTTCCGAATACCTCactattgtataa